The genomic DNA TCGTCCCACGGGGCTCCTGAGATACTCCCCGTCGGCCCGAAGTCCATGAGCTCGCTCGGGCTCGGCAACGCCAAACCCACGCCCGCGACGATCGAGCGCGGCATGGCTCTCGCGCGCATCCCCTCCAGCGTGCGGAAGAGCTCGTCCAGAACCGCCGATGGCCCCGCTGAAACGGGGGTCTCGACCAGGCACTCGTCGATGATCACCCCTTCCAGGCTCGCCACCGCCACCCGTGACCCGGTGAGCCCCACATGCATCGCGAGCACCACGTGCCGGCCCGACGCGAAGCTGACGAGCTGGGCCGGGCGGCCACGGTGACCCGACATCGCCGGGCCGTCCTCGACCAGTCCCTCGGCAGCGAGGTGGAGGAGCCGTTGGCGGACGGTCGAGCGCGCGATGCCCAGGTCCGCGGCAAGCCGACTGATCGTGCTGCCGCCTCCTGCACGAAGGTGCGCGAGCACCTCACCGCTGCGCTCCATCGTGGCGGGTGGCCGGGGCTGCTGCGCCGGCGCAACGTGACCCATGGACATCGAACTCCCCCCGGTACGGCTGGCGGATCGTCATCGTCGTGCCTCGCGACGACGCCGAGGCGCCAAGCCTAGCGCCCCGGCCGCTTTCTGTTGACGCTCGCCATAATGGTGCCTACGATCGCCATTATGATCCGGGTCACTCGACGCCCGGAGCCCAGAAGCTCTAGCCACCCGGACAGCGATCGCAAGGAAGGTGAGCTCCCATGCGGCGACGCACGGCACTCCAGGGCGTGGCGGCGAGCTCACTGCTCGCCCTCGGGAGCAGCAGCTGCGCCCTGCAGAGCGTGCCGGCTGGCACAGATGGCAACGGCGTGACGACTCTGCGGATGTGGCACTACTACCAAGGCCAGCAGAAGGCGTGGCTCGAGGACGAGGTCGCACGCTTCGAGAAGGCGAACCCGCGGACGCGGATCGCACTCATCGACGTGGTGGGCGAGCAGCAAGCGCAGAAACTGTTGGCATCAGTCTCGATCGGCAACGGACCCGACCTGCTCATGAACAACATCGTGGTGGACTTTCCCGTCCTGCGCGCCGCAGGCGTCATGAAGGACATCACCGAGGAGTGGGAGACGTTTTCGGATAGTAGCCAGTTCCCCGAGGCCACGGCCTGGCGCAACGACGGCCGCGTCTACAACCTGCTTCCCTACACGAATCTCATCGGCATGTACGCCCACACTGATGCCCTCGAGGATGCGGGAGTGGAGGCGGTGCCCAAAACGCTCTCCGCCCTCGAGAGCGCGATGCAGAAGGTGGCGGATAGGGGTACCTTCGATCCGCTCGCCATGGCCGGCTCACCGGACATGGAAGGGGCATGGCTGTTCGCTCCCCAGCTTCTCGGCCTCGGGATCGACTACTGCAACTTTCGCGGGCCCGCCGTAGAGGACGCCTTCCGTCGTCTTGCCCGATGGCGGGACGAGGGTTGGCTACCGCAGGCTACCGCCACCTGGTCGCAGACCGATGCTTGGCAGCAATTCATGACGGGGCGGTACGCCTTCGCCCTGAACGGCAACTGGAATCTGGGTAACGCTCGTGAATCGGGCTTCACGTTCGAGACCGCTCGGTATCCCGCGCCGGACGGGGGAACGAGCCAGGTGTACCCCGGAGGAGAGGGAATCGCCATCGGCGCCCAGACGAAGTACCCCGACATCGCGTGGAGCTTCATCGAATCCGCCTTCCTCTCCGCGCGCGGAGCGCGCGCCGTCAACAAGATCGCCGGGTCCATCCCCGTGCGCGCCGATGTCGCCTCCTCCGAGCAGCTCGCAGGGGATGCCGACGTCGCACCCTTCGTCGAGGCCTCCCGACACCAAGCCCGGTGGCCGGACAACGAACGCACTGCCGACATGCAGCGAGCCCTCGGCGAAGCCGTGAGCGGCGTGGTCTCCGGCCAGCTATCAAGTGACGAGGGCGCACGCAGCGCGGTCGACGAGATCGCCGCCGCGCGGGCGGACGGGGGCGGCTCGTGCTGACGGACACGCCCCATCGCCACGGCGGCACCCGCCGAGCAGCCGGACGACGACTATTGCCACTGCTCCGTTCCCAGCCGATCGGGTACCTCCTGCCCGCGGTGCTGATCCTGGCAGCGTTCGCCCTCTGGCCCCTCGTCGTCCTCGTGCAGATGTCTCTCAGCGAAGTCGGGCCGGCAGAGATCGTTGGGCACTGGTCCTTCGCCGGGCTCCGTAACTTCGTCGACGTCCTCGGGGACACCGAGACCTGGAAGGCGATGCTTCGCACGATAGCGCTGTGCGCGATCCTCGTGGTATCCAACCTGGTGCTCGGATTCATCGCAGCCACCGTGCTCTCGACGGCCGGGCGCACGGCGACCGTCGTCCTCGGCATCCTCGTCTTCGTATGGGCGTTGCCACCGCTCGTCAGCGGCAGCGTATGGCGCTTCCTCCTCGATGACACCGGCACGATCAACGCCATACTCGGCCTGTTCGGACTTTCGCCCGTGAACTGGCTGAGTGACCCGGCCCTCGCACTGTGGAGCGTCTCAGCAGTGGTGGCTTGGGCGTCCCTCCCGTTCTCGATCCTGATCATGCGCGGCGGCCTCTTGGCAGTGAACCCAGAACTCATCGAAGCCGCAGCGATCGATGGGGCGGGCTTCTGGACGACGCGCTGGAGAATAGTCCTGCCCCTGTTGCGGCCCACGTTGTGGATCCTCGCCGTCATCACGGTGCTGTACGCATTCCGGTCCTTCGACTTCTTCTACGTGATGACCCAAGGGGGGCCCGGGACGTCGACGAACACGCTGCCGGTGCTCGCTTACTACACGGCGTTCACGAACTTCGACATGTCCACCGGAGCGACGATTGCGGTGGTCTCGATGATGGTCGTCCTCGTCTTCGCAGTCCCCTATGTTCGCACCGTGAAGAACGAGGAGACATCATGATCTCTCGCCCGCTCAAGCGTGTGTTCACGGTCCTCGCGGCCGCTCTCGGCCTGGCCTACCTTCTCCCGCTCGTCTGGGTCATCCTGACAGCGTTCAAGACGAACAATGCCGTCCTCAAGAATCCGAACTCGATCTTCTTCCGGCCCACCCTCGAGACCTTTCAGGCGGTCATCGGCGATGGGTTCGGCGCGATCCTCACGTCGCTGCAGATCACCGTCGGCGTCACCGTGCTGGTGCTCGTCATCGGTGTCCCCGCGGCATATGCGCTCTCCCGCCATGCAGATCCGGTGTGGAACAGGGTGGCGACCATCGGCCTGGCCCTCCTCCTGATACTTCAGATGGTGCCGCAGCCGATGACCGTCATCCCTCTGTTCAGCGTCCTCGCGAACTGGCATGTCATAGGGACGCTATCAGGCCTGATCCTTGCCGATCTCGCTCTCTTGTTGCCCTACGCGATCATCGTCTTGCGGCCCTTCGTCCTCGCGATTCCGAACGTCCTGTACGAGGCGGCGCGCATCGACGGGGCGAGCTCGGTGCAGACGTTCTTCCGGTTGACGATCCCGATGTTGACCAACGGAATATTCACTGTGGGCGCCATCATCTTCATCACAGCCTGGGGAGAGTTCGTGTATGCGATCAACTTCCTGCCTGAAGGCACTGTGCTTCCGGTCAGTGGGCTGCTCGCTCAGCAGAACTCCCAATACTCCGCGAACTGGAACTCGTTGATGGCGCTCGCGGTCCTCACCGCGCTGCCGCTTCTCGTCGTCTTCCTCTTCACGCAGCGGCGACTGATCAACGGGCTCTCCCTGGGCGCCGTGAAATGAGGATGACATGACACCTGCTCCCACAGTGGCCCTCGTGGGGTCACTCGACACCAAGCCCGCCGAGTACGGCGCGATGTGCGCGCGGCTCGAGGCCACGGGAGTCCGTTCCCTCCTGATCGACGTCGGTGTGCTCGGAGAACCAGGGATCGCACCGGACGTCCCGCGGGATGCCGTTGCGCGCTCCGCAGGTGCGACCATCGCGGAACTCGTCTCCTCCCACGATCGCAATGCGGCGATCCAGACGATGGCCGACGGGGCCAGCCGACTCATCGCGGAGCTCGTCCGGACGAAGCGCGTCTCGGGCGTGCTGATGGTCGGCGGCTCCAACGCCGGGTATGTGATGGCGAGGATCACGGAGAACCTTCCCGTCGGGGTCCCGAAAATGCTGGTCAGCACCATCGCGGCGGGGGACACGCGCCCGTACGTCGTCGCGCGGGATCTGACGATGATGTACCCCGTGGTCGACATCGAGGGGCTCAACACGGTCTCGAGCGGGATGCTCGCACGAGCCGTCGACGCGATGGCGGGCATGGTCCGAGGAACACCCGTGGCCGCGGGCCAGACCCACAGGCGCCGCGTCGCGCTCAGCATGTTCGGGATCACCACCCGGTGCGTGGCCGCCGTCCGGGCGCAGGTCGAAGCCGAGGGCTGGGAAGCTCTGGTCTTCCACGCGACAGGTGTTGGCGGTGCCGGTATGGAGGCGATGATCGACGACGGAGTGATCGGCGCGACCATCGATGTGACCACCACAGAGCTCGCGGACGACCTCGTCGGCGGCGTCTGCTCCGCGGGCGCGGACCGTCTGACCGCGGCCGGTCGGCGCGGGATCGCGCAGGTGATGAGCTCGGGCGCGCTCGACGTCGTGAACTTCGGCCCGATGGACACGATCCCGGAGCGTCTGGCCGACCGGCAGATGATGGCGCACAACCCGAACGTCACGCTCGTACGCACCAGCCCCGACGAGAACGCGGAGCTCGGTCGGAGAATGGCCGCCCGGGTCAATTCCTCGCTCGGCGCGGTCTCGATAGAGATCCCAGCCCGCGGGTTCTCCCAGATCTCCGAGCCGGGCGGCCCCTTCCACGATCCCGCAGCGGACGCCGCTTTCATCGACACCTTGCGTGCCGAGCTGCGCGAGCCGGCGCACCTGCATGTCCACGACCTCGCTATCGAGGACTCCCGCTTCGCGGAGCTTCTCGCCACCTCCTTCGCAGACATCACCTCACAGTGAAAGGCAGTCATCCGTGAATACTCGGACAGACATCATCGATCAGTTGCGCGCGAAAGTGTCGTCAGGTCGCCCCATCATCGGAGGCGGTGCAGGAATCGGTCTCAGCGCCAAGTGTTCGGAGGCCGCGGGACTGGATTTCATCGTCGTCTACAACTCGGGGAAGTTCCGCATGGCGGGGCGGAGCTCGATGGCGGGCCTCATGCCCTACGGGGACGCGAACCAGATCGTGATGGACATGGGAGCCGAGATCCTGCCCGTGGTCGAGACGATCCCCGTAGTCGCAGGAGTCTGCGGCACGGACCCCTTCAGATCCATGCCTCGCTTCCTCCGCGAGATCAAGGACGCGGGATTCGCCGGCGTGCAGAACTATCCGACGGTCTGCCTGTTCGAGGGAGCGATCCGCGCGAACCTGGAGGAGACAGGACTGGGCTTTCCCAAGGAGGCCTCGATGATCGCGGCGGCTCGAGAGCTGGACCTCTTCACCGCGACCTACGTCTCCGACCCCCACGAGGCCCGCACGATGGCGCAGGCGGGTGCGGACGTCCTCGTGGCACACATGGGTCTGACGACAGCGGGGATGATCGGGGCCCAGACGGCTCGGAGCATGGCCGACTGCAAGGCAGCGATCGCCGACATCGCCCGAGCGGCCCGGCTCGAGCGCCCGGACGCGCTCGTGATCTGCCATGGCGGCCCGATCCACGGGCCCGACGAGGCCGAGGAGATCCTGCACGATGTTCCCGGCATCGACGGCTTCCTCGGCGCCTCGAGCATGGAACGCCTCCCCACGGAGCGCTCGATGGTCGAGCACATGCGCCGGTTCACCCACATTCCGCTCCCGGACGGTCCGGAGAGCACCGATCCCGGGACCAGGAGCTGACCCCATGTACAGAATGACCATTCTCTACCCGATGCCCCCGGATCCCACGGCCTTCAGACAGCATTACCTGGAGCACCACGTCCCCCTGGCGAAGAAGATGAAGGAACTTCGCCGGTGGAGACTGCACTGGCTCGACGACGAGCCCGGCGATCCCTCGCCGTGGATCCTGGTCGCGGATCTGTGCACCGAGGACGAGGCCGCGATGAACAGGATGCTCTCCTCGCCCGAGGGCGCGGCCGCCCGCGCGGATGTCGCGTCGTTCGCGACGCAGCCCGTCCAGTTCCTCCGTGGAGAAGAGCAGGAGGTCGATCCCTCATGACCACACCTCCCGACAACGGGCTGTGCATCGCGGTGCTCGGACTCGGCTTCGGCCAGAAGTTCGTGCCGATCTACCTCAGCCACCCGGCGGTGTCCCGCGTCGTCCTCGTGGAGCCGGACGACGCGCGACGCGCCGAGGTCGCCGCCAGGTACGGCGTGACGCAGGGGTACCGCGGCATCGATGAGGCACTCCTGGACGACCAGATCGACGCCGTCCACATCCTCGCTCCGGTGCCGTTCCACGCCGAGTACGCCATCCGGGTCCTGGAGGCTGGCAAGCACTGCGCCTGCGCGGTGCCCGCCGCGACCACGCGGGAGGATCTGGAGCGCCTGATCGAGACCGAACGGCGCACCGGCATGCGCTACATGATGATGGAGACATCGGTCTACGGGCGCGAGTTCCGCTGGGCAGACGCTCTGTACCGCGAGGGAGCCCTCGGGGACGTGACCTTCTATCGCGGTGTGCACATCCAGAATCTCGACGGCTTCCCGAGCTACTGGCAGGGCTTTCCCCCGATGCACTACCTCACGCACGCGCTCTCCCCGGCCCTCGCCCTGCTCGGCACCAGCGTGGAGAGCGTTACCGCTCACGGGTCGGGTCACCTCGACGAGGCGACGCGCGCCGCCGGCGGCTTCGACAATCCCTTTCCGACGGAGGTCGGCGCCTTTCGCCTGAGGAACAGCGACGTCATCGCCGACGTGCAGATGTCCTTCTTCCGCACGGCACGCGAGTACCTCGAGGGGTTCTGGCTCTACGGCAGCCGCATGGGTCTCGAATGGCCCACCGAACAGGAGGGACCGATGCTCGTGCACACGATGAGCGGCCCCGTCGAAGGCGGACGCGGAAATCGGACGGAGGTCAGCGAGGTCGAGCCCCCCGACAAGCTGGACCAACTCACCGAAGAGCTTCACACGTTCGTCCACGACACCGTGATCCAGCTTCCCGGCATGGCCGAACCAGTGAGTGTCGGCGCCGGGCACGGCGGATCCCACCCGTACCTGGTCGACGAGTTCGTCACTGCGATCACAGAGGGCCGACGTTCCCGGATCGACAGTGTGCGCGCCGCCGAGTGGACCCTCCCGGGCATGTGCGCGCACGAGTCAGCGATGAGTGATGGAGCGCGCATCGACGTGCCGCGTCTCTGCTGAGGACCAACCGACGACAAGGATGAGCAACCAGGCTTCTTCGGTGTCCTCGGTGTCGTCATGGGGCCAGTGTTCGGAATGCTCGTCGCCGACATGGTGGACGAGGAGCCGATCCCGGCGCCGCAGGCCCCCTGGCCGCCGCCTGATCCTGGACGTACGCTTTCCCGCGGCGGGCCCCGGTCGCCCTCCCGCGACACCGCCGACCACGAGGAGTGATCAGAGATGCAGTACTCCCAGCTCGGACGCACCGGAGCGACCGTCTCCCGGCTCGTCCTCGGCACCATGAACTTCGGCCCCCACACCGCGGAGGAGGACGCCTTCGCGATCATGGACCGCGCACTCGAACAGGGCGTCACCTTCTTCGACACCGCGAACGTGTACGGCGGGAAGGAGCACCGGGGCTGGACCGAGGAGATCGTGGGCCGCTGGCTCTCGCGGTCCGGCCGACGGGACGAGATCGTGCTGGCCACCAAGGTGTTCGGTGAGATGGGGCCAGGCGCCAACGATCGCGGGCTGTCGGCCCTGAACATCCGTCGCGCCGTGGACGAGTCCCTGCGCCGCCTGCAGACCGATCACATCGACCTCTACCAGATGCACCACGTGGACCGCTCCGCCCCCTGGGAGGAGATCTGGCAGGCCATGGAGCTGCTGGTCGCGCAGGGGAAGATCAGTTACGTGGGCTCCTCGAACTTCGCCGGCTGGCACCTCGCCCAGGCGAACGAATCCGCCCGCGCCCGCCACTCGCTGGGACTCGTCTCCGAGCAGTCGCTGTACAACTTGTTCTCCCGGGACGTCGAGCTGGAGGTGCTCCCCGCCGCCGAGCACTACGGGATGGGCGTCATCGCCTGGTCGCCTCTTTCGGGCGGCAAGCTCGGTGGCCGCTCCGAGAAGGGCGTGCGCCGCGGCACCGCCGATCGTCGCCACGATCCCGCGGACCTCACGGAGCAGCTGGACCGCTGGGAGACCTTCTGCAATGAGCGGGACCTCGCCCCCGGTCAGGCCGCCCTCGCGTGGTTGCTGCATCGCCCCGGTGTGCTGGGACCGATCATCGGTCCGCGCACGATGGATCAGCTCGACTCCGCGATCGCCGCCGTCGACATCTCACTGTCGGACGAGGACCTCGCCGTGCTCGACGAGATCTTCCCGGGCCCGGGCGGCCCGGCTCCGGAGGCGTACGCCTGGTGACCACGTGCTCGGTCACGGGGCCGGCCGCGTCCGGCGCTGAGGTCCGGTTCAGCGCCCGGGACTGCTGACGCGAGGCAGGTGCATTCCCGGGTCAGTATCTGTCCGGCGCCCCCGGCAGCCGCGCCGCGGCGCGCTCGACGATCGGCCCGCGACCCCGTCGGACCTTCTCGAGCGTGCGCGCGACCTGGTCCGGGTCGGCGCCGGGACTCTCCGGGGTCCCGGCGTCGAACGGCGGATGCGGGTCGTACTCGATCCCCAGCTGGATGCGTCGGGCGGTGTCCGCCCCGTACCACTGCGCGGCCACGGTCAGCGCCAGATCGATGCCGCTGGTGACGCCGCCGCCGGTCAGGAGGTGGCCGTCCCGGACCACGCGCTCCTGGACCGGGATCGCCCCCAGGATCTCGAGCAGCGGGAGGGAGGCCCAGTGCGTTGTGGCGCGCTTGCCGCGCAGCAGGCCGGCCGCCCCGAGGACGAAGGAGCCCGTGCAGACGCTGGTGACGAGGCGGGCACCGGCTGCCTGCCGGCGCAGGGCGTCCAGCGCCGCCGCGTCGTCCATCAGCGCGAACGCGCCCTGTCCCCCGGGGACCAGGAGGATGTCTGCCTGGGGCGCGTCCTCGAAGGTGGTGGTGGGAAGGATCGAGAATCCCGAATCCGTGCCGACAGGGGCGACCTCGTGCCAGGCCAGCGAGATCCGAGCTCCCGGCAGTCGAGAGAGGACCTGGATCGGGCCCGTGAGATCCAACTGCGTGACGTCCGGGAAAAGCGGCGCGACGACCTGTACCTCGCTCATGGAGCGACTCTAGATGTTGCGGGTCATGACGTTGTGGTCACGGCGTATGGGATGAAGGAACGGGCCCCTGGACTGCACGATGGGTGGTGTCTAAGCAACCGTCTCGCAGGAAGAGGCCCGTTCCATGCACCACCGTAATGCGCCGCTGACCGTCGTTGGAAGGCAGCGAGCTGTCGCGCAGGTCATCGACTCCGGTCGCCCGATCGCCCACGTCGCGGCCGAGTTTCACATCGCTCGCACCACGCTCTCGAAATGGGTCGGCCGCTACCGCGAGCACGGCGACCCAGGCCTGCAAGACCACTCCAGCGCGCCGGCGAACCGCCCCACCCGCCTCCCGATCTGGGTGCTCGAGCTGATCGAGTCCTGGCGGCGGAAGAGGAAGTGGTCCGCGCGCCGGATCGCCCGCGAGCTCGCCGACGGCCACGGGTTCGCGTGCTGCGTGAGGACGGTGACGAGGTGGCTGGACCGCCTCGGCTTGAACCGGATCCGCGATATCACCCCAGACGGTGAGAACCTGCGTTCACCAGGGAAGATCACCGCCCGCTACCCCGGCCACATAGTCCACATGGACGTCAAGAAGGTCGGTCAGATTCCCGACGGCGGCGGCTGGCGGGCCCATGGTCGTGGCAGCGAACTGGCCCTCGCCGGCAAGCGCGCCCACAAGCAAAAGGTCGGCTACACCTACCTCCACTCCATGGAGGACGGCTTCTCCCGCCTGTCCTACACCGAGTCGCTCGAGGACGAGAAAGCGATCACGACCATCGGGTTCTTCCATCGCGCCCGCGTGTTCTTCGCCGCGCACGGCATCACCTGGATCACGCGGCTGGTCACCGACAACGGCAGCAACTACACCGCCTCAGCGTTTCGGCGATCGACCTGCGCTTTCATCTCCCGGCACCAGCGTACGAGGATCTACACACCTCGCCACAACGGCAAGATCGAGCGCTACCAGCGGATCCTGGCCGAGGAGTGCCTCTACGCCCGCCCCTACGGCTCCGAGACCGAGCGGCGCGAAGCGATCGCGATCTGGGTCCATCACTACAATTTCCACCGACCCCACACCGCCTGCGGCGACCAGCCCCCGGCCTCACGACTTCACACCGGCGTCGACAACGTCATGACCAACTACATCTAGAGGCCCCGCGCGACCGCGAACAGCGCCGCGGGCCGCCCCGCGCCTCAGGAAGCCTCCACGACCAGGATGTCGCCCGGTCGTGGACGGCACTCGCCTCCGTCTTCAGGGCAGGCGGTTCGCCGCCGCGAGGTTCTCGCGCAGTTCCGCGGCCGTCTGCCGCACGACGTAGGCGGGGCGGTCGCGCTCGACGCGCCAGGACTCGCTGAGCGGGCTGACGTCGACCGCGTCGAAGCCGATCTCGTCGTAGAACCGGGTCGCGAACTCGACCGCCGCGGGATCATCGCTCGAGACGGCGAGCGCCCGCCTGCCCTCCGCGCCTGCGGGCGCGGTGTCCGTGGTGATGTCTCCGGAACGGATGTGGTTGAAGGCCTTGACCACCTTGGAGGTGGGCAGATGCTCCTTGAGCATCTGCGAGGTCGTGGTCTCCCCCGTATCGAGCGCCGCGATGTGTCCGTCGCGCTCGAAGTAGTAGTTGTTGGTGTCCAGCACGATCTTCCCGGCGAGCGGTTCGACGGGGATCGCCGTCAGGGCGTGCAGCGGCACCGTCACCACGACGACGTCACCCGCCTGCCCGGCCTCAGCGGCCGTGGCCGCACGGGCCCTCGG from Brachybacterium sacelli includes the following:
- a CDS encoding extracellular solute-binding protein: MRRRTALQGVAASSLLALGSSSCALQSVPAGTDGNGVTTLRMWHYYQGQQKAWLEDEVARFEKANPRTRIALIDVVGEQQAQKLLASVSIGNGPDLLMNNIVVDFPVLRAAGVMKDITEEWETFSDSSQFPEATAWRNDGRVYNLLPYTNLIGMYAHTDALEDAGVEAVPKTLSALESAMQKVADRGTFDPLAMAGSPDMEGAWLFAPQLLGLGIDYCNFRGPAVEDAFRRLARWRDEGWLPQATATWSQTDAWQQFMTGRYAFALNGNWNLGNARESGFTFETARYPAPDGGTSQVYPGGEGIAIGAQTKYPDIAWSFIESAFLSARGARAVNKIAGSIPVRADVASSEQLAGDADVAPFVEASRHQARWPDNERTADMQRALGEAVSGVVSGQLSSDEGARSAVDEIAAARADGGGSC
- a CDS encoding carbohydrate ABC transporter permease translates to MFTVLAAALGLAYLLPLVWVILTAFKTNNAVLKNPNSIFFRPTLETFQAVIGDGFGAILTSLQITVGVTVLVLVIGVPAAYALSRHADPVWNRVATIGLALLLILQMVPQPMTVIPLFSVLANWHVIGTLSGLILADLALLLPYAIIVLRPFVLAIPNVLYEAARIDGASSVQTFFRLTIPMLTNGIFTVGAIIFITAWGEFVYAINFLPEGTVLPVSGLLAQQNSQYSANWNSLMALAVLTALPLLVVFLFTQRRLINGLSLGAVK
- a CDS encoding NADPH-dependent F420 reductase, coding for MTTLGIIGAGNIGSQVARAAITAGYDVVIANSRGPETLADLVAELGPRARAATAAEAGQAGDVVVVTVPLHALTAIPVEPLAGKIVLDTNNYYFERDGHIAALDTGETTTSQMLKEHLPTSKVVKAFNHIRSGDITTDTAPAGAEGRRALAVSSDDPAAVEFATRFYDEIGFDAVDVSPLSESWRVERDRPAYVVRQTAAELRENLAAANRLP
- a CDS encoding EthD family reductase translates to MYRMTILYPMPPDPTAFRQHYLEHHVPLAKKMKELRRWRLHWLDDEPGDPSPWILVADLCTEDEAAMNRMLSSPEGAAARADVASFATQPVQFLRGEEQEVDPS
- a CDS encoding aldo/keto reductase; translated protein: MQYSQLGRTGATVSRLVLGTMNFGPHTAEEDAFAIMDRALEQGVTFFDTANVYGGKEHRGWTEEIVGRWLSRSGRRDEIVLATKVFGEMGPGANDRGLSALNIRRAVDESLRRLQTDHIDLYQMHHVDRSAPWEEIWQAMELLVAQGKISYVGSSNFAGWHLAQANESARARHSLGLVSEQSLYNLFSRDVELEVLPAAEHYGMGVIAWSPLSGGKLGGRSEKGVRRGTADRRHDPADLTEQLDRWETFCNERDLAPGQAALAWLLHRPGVLGPIIGPRTMDQLDSAIAAVDISLSDEDLAVLDEIFPGPGGPAPEAYAW
- a CDS encoding Tm-1-like ATP-binding domain-containing protein, which codes for MTPAPTVALVGSLDTKPAEYGAMCARLEATGVRSLLIDVGVLGEPGIAPDVPRDAVARSAGATIAELVSSHDRNAAIQTMADGASRLIAELVRTKRVSGVLMVGGSNAGYVMARITENLPVGVPKMLVSTIAAGDTRPYVVARDLTMMYPVVDIEGLNTVSSGMLARAVDAMAGMVRGTPVAAGQTHRRRVALSMFGITTRCVAAVRAQVEAEGWEALVFHATGVGGAGMEAMIDDGVIGATIDVTTTELADDLVGGVCSAGADRLTAAGRRGIAQVMSSGALDVVNFGPMDTIPERLADRQMMAHNPNVTLVRTSPDENAELGRRMAARVNSSLGAVSIEIPARGFSQISEPGGPFHDPAADAAFIDTLRAELREPAHLHVHDLAIEDSRFAELLATSFADITSQ
- a CDS encoding phosphoenolpyruvate hydrolase family protein produces the protein MNTRTDIIDQLRAKVSSGRPIIGGGAGIGLSAKCSEAAGLDFIVVYNSGKFRMAGRSSMAGLMPYGDANQIVMDMGAEILPVVETIPVVAGVCGTDPFRSMPRFLREIKDAGFAGVQNYPTVCLFEGAIRANLEETGLGFPKEASMIAAARELDLFTATYVSDPHEARTMAQAGADVLVAHMGLTTAGMIGAQTARSMADCKAAIADIARAARLERPDALVICHGGPIHGPDEAEEILHDVPGIDGFLGASSMERLPTERSMVEHMRRFTHIPLPDGPESTDPGTRS
- a CDS encoding IS481 family transposase, whose translation is MHHRNAPLTVVGRQRAVAQVIDSGRPIAHVAAEFHIARTTLSKWVGRYREHGDPGLQDHSSAPANRPTRLPIWVLELIESWRRKRKWSARRIARELADGHGFACCVRTVTRWLDRLGLNRIRDITPDGENLRSPGKITARYPGHIVHMDVKKVGQIPDGGGWRAHGRGSELALAGKRAHKQKVGYTYLHSMEDGFSRLSYTESLEDEKAITTIGFFHRARVFFAAHGITWITRLVTDNGSNYTASAFRRSTCAFISRHQRTRIYTPRHNGKIERYQRILAEECLYARPYGSETERREAIAIWVHHYNFHRPHTACGDQPPASRLHTGVDNVMTNYI
- a CDS encoding Gfo/Idh/MocA family protein; the protein is MTTPPDNGLCIAVLGLGFGQKFVPIYLSHPAVSRVVLVEPDDARRAEVAARYGVTQGYRGIDEALLDDQIDAVHILAPVPFHAEYAIRVLEAGKHCACAVPAATTREDLERLIETERRTGMRYMMMETSVYGREFRWADALYREGALGDVTFYRGVHIQNLDGFPSYWQGFPPMHYLTHALSPALALLGTSVESVTAHGSGHLDEATRAAGGFDNPFPTEVGAFRLRNSDVIADVQMSFFRTAREYLEGFWLYGSRMGLEWPTEQEGPMLVHTMSGPVEGGRGNRTEVSEVEPPDKLDQLTEELHTFVHDTVIQLPGMAEPVSVGAGHGGSHPYLVDEFVTAITEGRRSRIDSVRAAEWTLPGMCAHESAMSDGARIDVPRLC
- a CDS encoding carbohydrate ABC transporter permease, which encodes MLTDTPHRHGGTRRAAGRRLLPLLRSQPIGYLLPAVLILAAFALWPLVVLVQMSLSEVGPAEIVGHWSFAGLRNFVDVLGDTETWKAMLRTIALCAILVVSNLVLGFIAATVLSTAGRTATVVLGILVFVWALPPLVSGSVWRFLLDDTGTINAILGLFGLSPVNWLSDPALALWSVSAVVAWASLPFSILIMRGGLLAVNPELIEAAAIDGAGFWTTRWRIVLPLLRPTLWILAVITVLYAFRSFDFFYVMTQGGPGTSTNTLPVLAYYTAFTNFDMSTGATIAVVSMMVVLVFAVPYVRTVKNEETS
- a CDS encoding DJ-1/PfpI family protein, with amino-acid sequence MSEVQVVAPLFPDVTQLDLTGPIQVLSRLPGARISLAWHEVAPVGTDSGFSILPTTTFEDAPQADILLVPGGQGAFALMDDAAALDALRRQAAGARLVTSVCTGSFVLGAAGLLRGKRATTHWASLPLLEILGAIPVQERVVRDGHLLTGGGVTSGIDLALTVAAQWYGADTARRIQLGIEYDPHPPFDAGTPESPGADPDQVARTLEKVRRGRGPIVERAAARLPGAPDRY